From a single Dendropsophus ebraccatus isolate aDenEbr1 chromosome 8, aDenEbr1.pat, whole genome shotgun sequence genomic region:
- the CAPG gene encoding macrophage-capping protein, which translates to MYGGLCARDLKFPSSVSEPGLHVFRIEKMKLILVPSHNHGVFHSGDTYLLVYNSPEANHIYVWNGNGTSVDERAAGAIYSSQLHMHMGEKPTQNRETQGHESAEFMAFFPRGVTYLEGGVSSGFQQSPKDSVAPAHHLYHVRGRKHIRATETDLTWESFNTGDCFILDTGKFIYVWSGSQSNMMERNRAQDLANQIRDIERRGAAKVEIVQEGEEPEEMIQILGKRPESLKEGGAQDDKEADEIHTRGAVLYQVSNASGKMQVSRVADGAIFHKEQLISDDCFILDTAGKIYVWKGKKANKEEREQSLEIANEFLTLMKYSPKTQVQVVSEGNESPLFKQFFSNWV; encoded by the exons ATGTACGGCGGTCTGTGTGCCAG GGATCTAAAGTTCCCGTCATCAGTCTCAGAACCGGGGCTTCATGTCTTCCGCATTGAGAAGATGAAGTTAATTCTTGTGCCAAGCCATAATCACGGCGTGTTTCACTCTGGAGACACCTACCTGCTAGTCTACAACTCACCTGAGGCAAACCACATCTACGTCTGGAACG GGAATGGAACCTCAGTGGACGAGCGGGCCGCCGGCGCCATCTACAGCTCTCAGCTCCACATGCACATGGGTGAAAAACCCACCCAGAATCGGGAGACCCAGGGTCATGAAAGCGCAGAGTTCATGGCCTTTTTCCCGAGGGGAGTCACCTATTTG GAGGGGGGAGTTTCTTCAGGGTTTCAGCAGTCTCCAAAGGACTCAGTAGCCCCGGCACACCATCTCTACCATGTCAGGGGACGGAAACATATCCGAGCCACCGAGACCGACCTGACGTGGGAAAGCTTCAATACGGGAGATTGTTTCATTCTGGACACCGGGAAG TTTATTTATGTCTGGTCGGGGTCTCAGTCGAACATGATGGAGCGAAACCGTGCGCAGGATCTGGCCAATCAAATACGAGACATTGAACGGCGCGGCGCCGCAAAGGTGGAAATTGTACAAGAGGGAGAGGAGCCAGAAGAAATGATTCAG ATTTTGGGGAAACGACCAGAATCTCTGAAGGAAGGAGGCGCCCAGGATGACAAGGAGGCGGATGAGATCCACACACGAGGCGCCGTGCTCTACCAG GTCTCCAACGCCAGCGGGAAGATGCAGGTGTCACGGGTGGCGGATGGGGCCATCTTCCATAAGGAGCAGCTGATCTCAGACGACTGCTTCATCCTGGACACCGCCGGGAAGATCTACGTGTGGAAAG GCAAAAAGGCAAATAAGGAGGAGCGGGAGCAGTCGCTGGAGATCGCCAACGAGTTTCTGACCCTCATGAAATATTCTCCAAAAACTCAG gtGCAGGTAGTGTCCGAGGGCAACGAGTCTCCTCTCTTCAAGCAGTTCTTCAGTAACTGGGTGTGA